One Pararge aegeria chromosome 4, ilParAegt1.1, whole genome shotgun sequence DNA segment encodes these proteins:
- the LOC120637555 gene encoding MICOS complex subunit MIC27 isoform X2: MLRKIVFGSGLVALVPTINAATPVQESKEPVRPPPMKPSELPIYEAPHADYAEYLEAQAKDNKTSYVRSALLAPVRAVREQVQTAVAHTESATSTIKDQYSELQDRSEWIVQYLREEENKQMRYGAVAMGGLTGFIFGLRGGLIRRIFYAGLGTTGMGYVCFPEETKQLMKDNGTLLRQYINIAYNFCYGGYLYEEDSKNY, encoded by the exons ATGCTTCGTAAAATAGTTTTTGGATCCGGCCTGGTGGCCTTAGTGCCTACCATCAACGCTGCAACCCCAGTTCAGGAATCCAAAGAGCCGGTGCGACCTCCACCTATGAAACCTTCCGAATTACCGATATATGAAGCCCCTCATGCCGATTATGCCGA gtattTGGAGGCACAAGCGAAAGACAATAAAACTAGCTATGTGAGATCTGCGCTCTTAGCACCTGTGAGAGCTGTGAGGGAGCAGGTGCAGACTGCTGTGGCTCATACCGAATCTGCTACAAGTACTATTAAGGACCAGTACTCTGAACTGCAGGATAGAAGTGAAT GGATTGTTCAATATTTAAGGGAAGAAGAGAACAAACAGATGAGGTATGGAGCTGTGGCAATGGGTGGTCTTACTGGCTTTATATTTGGTCTGAGGGGTGGACTAATTAGG AGAATATTCTATGCCGGCTTAGGAACAACAGGTATGGGCTATGTATGCTTCCCAGAGGAAACTAAGCAGCTCATGAAAGACAATGGGACACTCTTAAGGCAGTACATTAATATTGCTTACAACTTCTGCTATGGAG GTTACTTATATGAAGAAGATAGTAAAAATTACTGA
- the LOC120637555 gene encoding uncharacterized protein LOC120637555 isoform X1, translated as MLRKIVFGSGLVALVPTINAATPVQESKEPVRPPPMKPSELPIYEAPHADYAEYLEAQAKDNKTSYVRSALLAPVRAVREQVQTAVAHTESATSTIKDQYSELQDRSEWIVQYLREEENKQMRYGAVAMGGLTGFIFGLRGGLIRRIFYAGLGTTGMGYVCFPEETKQLMKDNGTLLRQYINIAYNFCYGVKPGDPQLEVKFPELSFPKDFSEFVDMTVSVATSVKQAIMPPPSKDAVESKSSEHKE; from the exons ATGCTTCGTAAAATAGTTTTTGGATCCGGCCTGGTGGCCTTAGTGCCTACCATCAACGCTGCAACCCCAGTTCAGGAATCCAAAGAGCCGGTGCGACCTCCACCTATGAAACCTTCCGAATTACCGATATATGAAGCCCCTCATGCCGATTATGCCGA gtattTGGAGGCACAAGCGAAAGACAATAAAACTAGCTATGTGAGATCTGCGCTCTTAGCACCTGTGAGAGCTGTGAGGGAGCAGGTGCAGACTGCTGTGGCTCATACCGAATCTGCTACAAGTACTATTAAGGACCAGTACTCTGAACTGCAGGATAGAAGTGAAT GGATTGTTCAATATTTAAGGGAAGAAGAGAACAAACAGATGAGGTATGGAGCTGTGGCAATGGGTGGTCTTACTGGCTTTATATTTGGTCTGAGGGGTGGACTAATTAGG AGAATATTCTATGCCGGCTTAGGAACAACAGGTATGGGCTATGTATGCTTCCCAGAGGAAACTAAGCAGCTCATGAAAGACAATGGGACACTCTTAAGGCAGTACATTAATATTGCTTACAACTTCTGCTATGGAG taAAACCCGGCGACCCACAACTGGAGGTTAAATTCCCAGAGTTGTCTTTCCCCAAAGACTTCTCTGAGTTTGTTGACATGACAGTGTCTGTGGCCACATCTGTCAAACAAGCTATCATGCCTCCACCATCGAAAGATGCAGTGGAAAGTAAATCTTCTGAACATAAGGAATAG
- the LOC120637554 gene encoding exonuclease 3'-5' domain-containing protein 2 yields MNMSKLKISVTSAVALGCAGITYVVLQRIKPKNAEDALNYLSIEIIASEEACSQAIIKLRRKCSGHHAIGFDCEWVTEQGKRQPIALLQLSTYDGYCVLFRLNLIKSIPKTLQDLLEDESIYKVGVAPKDDARYLTQDYGVYMKGTLDIRHLARLCGYEDGGLATQSKSLLGIVLDKTWRIRCSDWAAEELSDRQVKYAAADAHVAIKIFVKLINDYHKGGIFPWFWSGHGNGCWKDLIVCKRYVDVPYKSKRNDKNSDKSHRIKEKEAKNGKEIKELDQKRYPHATRSKPLYHNCFLEAPDGELLCTCDNQKAMWYVEKELADVVSKEPLKVRLRFEPAGRYVGDVGRYYQLTKENKCVVCGGQDSYIRKNVVPREYRKYFPEIMKEHSSHDVVLLCASCHQLSNMLDRTLRERLAELCDAPLSSHGHSRLTEDAVCKKIRSAARALLYQSRKHVLPEARRKELEAVILQHYLQHETVTEELLKEAAEIQVVFENEDYESHGHKVMEYFMKNEGVLRLEELWREHFLKSMQPQYMPELWSLKHNEERLTVRLKEGRLSDEDQRLLGLSV; encoded by the exons ATGAATATGTCCAAGTTAAAAATAAGTGTTACTTCAGCCGTGGCCCTCGGTTGTGCTGGTATAACATACGTGGTTCTGCAAAGGATTAAACCGAAGAATGCTGAAGACGCCTTGAATTATTTGTCAATTGAAATTATTGCATCAGAAGAGGCCTGTAGCCAAGCCATCATCAAATTAAgaag gAAATGTAGTGGGCACCATGCTATAGGTTTTGACTGTGAATGGGTTACAGAACAAGGGAAGAGGCAGCCTATTGCCCTGCTGCAACTATCCACATATGACGGCTATTGTGTTCTGTTCAGATTGAATCTAATTAAATCAATACCTAAAACTTTGCAG GACCTATTGGAGGACGAAAGTATATACAAAGTAGGGGTGGCACCAAAAGACGATGCGAGGTACTTGACGCAGGATTATGGAGTGTACATGAAAGGCACACTTGATATAAGGCATCTGGCACGTCTGTGTGGCTACGAAGATGGCGGGTTGGCTACACAGTCTAAATCCCTACTGGGCATTGTACTGGATAAAACTTGGAGG ATAAGGTGCAGTGATTGGGCTGCAGAGGAACTATCTGACAGGCAGGTGAAATACGCGGCAGCTGACGCCCACGTTGCCATAAAGATTTTCGTAAAACTCATCAATGACTATCACAAAGGAGGCATATTCCCGTGGTTCTGGAGTGGCCACGGAAACGGCTGTTGGAAAGACTTGATTGTTTGTAAGAGATACGTTGACGTGCCCTATAAAAGTAAGAGGAATGATAAGAATTCGGATAAGAGTCATAg gattaAAGAGAAGGAGGCAAAAAATGGCAAAGAAATCAAAGAATTGGATCAGAAGAGATATCCGCATGCGACGCGATCCAAGCCTCTGTACCACAATTGCTTCTTAGAAGCACCCGATGGAGAGCTATTGTGCACCTGCGATAACCAGAAAGCCATGtg GTACGTAGAAAAGGAACTAGCGGATGTGGTAAGCAAAGAGCCTCTGAAAGTCCGTCTGCGGTTCGAACCAGCAGGCAGGTATGTGGGCGACGTCGGTCGATACTACCAGCTGACGAAAGAAAACAAGTGCGTCGTCTGCGGCGGCCAGGACTCTTATATACGCAAGAACGTCGTGCCCAGAGAGTACAGGAAGTACTTCCCAG AAATAATGAAGGAGCATTCGTCCCACGACGTGGTTCTCTTATGTGCGTCTTGCCACCAGCTGTCGAACATGCTCGACCGCACGCTCCGCGAGCGGCTTGCCGAGCTTTGCGACGCTCCGCTCAGCTCGCACGGCCACAGCCGGCTCACAGAGGATGCAGTTTGCAA aaaaATCCGTTCGGCCGCCCGAGCCCTACTGTACCAGTCACGCAAACACGTGCTTCCCGAGGCGAGGCGCAAAGAGCTGGAGGCCGTCATACTACAGCATTACTTGCAACACGAAACTGTTACTGAGGAACTGCTGAAGGAGGCCGCTGAGATACAAGTCGT ATTCGAGAACGAAGACTACGAGTCGCATGGACACAAGGTCATGgagtattttatgaaaaacGAAGGCGTGCTTCGTCTGGAGGAACTGTGGAGGGAGCACTTCTTGAAGTCTATGCAGCCCCAGTACATGCCTGAACTGTGGTCTCTGAAGCATAACGAAGAAAG GTTAACTGTGCGTCTAAAAGAAGGACGGCTTTCTGATGAGGACCAGAGACTGCTGGGTCTTTCCGTGTAA
- the LOC120637553 gene encoding probable ATP-dependent RNA helicase DDX23, which produces MAGGDRSTERRRSRSRERRDREVHREKAKRRDRSRSPRKERERSRSPARKDGDQRPRSPRKDRERSKSPRKDRGRSRSPKGQGRNRDRYSDDRDRARSKREDDKPDDEDNIEDEQPKPVKREPLSLEELLAKKKAEEEARSKPVFLTKEQRAALALERRREQVEAMRANIDKPVVTTIDLTGPSKREEERKHREERDREREQERQREREKERERKYEERKADRNKDDKKEKNDENNKTKDKEREEEAIKARYLGIVKKKRRVRRLNDRKFVFDWDASEDTSNDYNQLYKERHQVQFFGRGHIAGIDIKSQKKDYCKFYGNLLEKRRTELEKEQEKLRLKKVKKKEDKQKWDDRHWSEKEHDEMTERDWRIFREDYNITIKGGKIPNPTRSWKEANFHNDIMEIINKVGYKTPTPIQRQAIPIGLQNRDIIGVAETGSGKTLAFLIPLLTWIQSLPKSERMEDADQGPYAIILAPTRELAQQIEEETNKFGIPLGITSVVVVGGLSREDQGFKLRLGCEIVIATPGRLIDVLENRYLVLNRCTYVVLDEADRMIDMGFEPDVQKILEYMPVSNIKPDTDAAEDASVLLANYNTKKKYRQTVMFTATMPPAVERLARSYLRRPAIVYIGSVGKPVDRTEQVVYLIGENEKRKRLTEILQRNVEPPIIIFVNQKKGADVLAKGLEKLGFNACTLHGGKGQEQRDFALASLKNGSKDILVATDVAGRGIDIKDVSMVINYDMAKSIEDYTHRIGRTGRAGKTGKAVSFVTKEDSAIYYDLKQVLLASSVSTCPPELMNHPEAQHKPGTVVTKKRREEMIFA; this is translated from the coding sequence ATGGCAGGTGGAGATAGGAGTACGGAACGTCGGAGATCGCGCTCACGTGAACGCCGCGATAGAGAAGTgcatagggaaaaggcaaaacGACGCGATCGATCCAGGAGCCCTAGGAAAGAACGAGAGAGGTCTCGTAGTCCAGCAAGAAAAGATGGAGACCAACGTCCGCGTAGTCCGAGGAAAGATAGAGAACGTTCAAAAAGCCCTCGAAAAGATCGCGGACGCTCAAGAAGCCCCAAGGGACAAGGTAGGAATAGGGACCGCTACTCCGATGATAGAGATAGAGCCAGAAGTAAACGAGAGGACGATAAacctgatgatgaagataatatCGAAGATGAGCAACCAAAACCAGTCAAACGAGAACCTTTGTCTTTGGAAGAGTTACTCGCTAAGAAAAAGGCTGAGGAGGAAGCTCGAAGTAAACCTGTGTTTTTAACTAAAGAACAGAGAGCAGCACTTGCATTAGAAAGGCGTAGGGAACAAGTAGAAGCAATGAGAGCAAACATTGACAAACCTGTGGTCACTACTATTGATTTGACTGGGCCATCTAAGAGAGAAGAAGAACGTAAACACAGGGAGGAAAGAGACAGAGAAAGGGAACAAGAGCGTCAAAGAGAAAGAGAAaaggagagagagagaaaatATGAAGAAAGGAAAGCTGATCGCAATAAAGAtgataaaaaggaaaaaaatgatGAAAACAATAAGACCAAGGACAAAGAAAGGGAAGAGGAAGCCATAAAAGCCCGTTATCTTGGCATTGTTAAGAAGAAGCGAAGAGTTAGAAGACTGAATGATAGAAAGTTTGTCTTTGACTGGGATGCCTCAGAAGATACATCAAATGATTACAATCAATTGTATAAGGAAAGGCATCAAGTGCAATTCTTTGGACGAGGTCACATTGCTGGTATTGATATTAAATCCCAGAAAAAAGACTACTGCAAGTTCTATGGAAATTTGTTGGAGAAAAGGCGGACAGAACTAGAGAAAGAACAGGAGAAACTGCGCTTGAAAAAAGTGAAGAAGAAGGAGGACAAACAAAAGTGGGATGATAGACACTGGTCAGAAAAAGAACACGATGAAATGACTGAACGAGACTGGAGAATCTTCAGAGAAGATTACAACATAACAATTAAGGGTGGTAAGATACCAAACCCCACACGCTCATGGAAGGAAGCCAACTTCCATAATGATATAatggaaattataaacaaagtgGGCTATAAAACTCCAACACCTATCCAACGGCAAGCTATCCCCATTGGTTTACAAAATCGTGATATAATTGGTGTTGCAGAAACTGGTTCTGGTAAAACTCTAGCTTTTCTTATACCTCTGTTGACGTGGATTCAATCATTACCAAAAAGTGAACGCATGGAAGATGCAGATCAAGGTCCCTATGCTATAATCTTAGCTCCAACCAGAGAATTGGCTCAACAGATAGAAGaggaaacaaataaatttggTATTCCATTAGGTATCACTTCTGTTGTAGTTGTAGGAGGACTTTCAAGGGAAGACCAAGGATTCAAACTGAGACTTGGATGTGAGATAGTTATTGCCACACCCGGTCGTCTTATTGATGTTTTGGAAAACAGATATTTGGTCTTGAACCGATGCACGTATGTTGTACTTGATGAAGCAGATCGTATGATAGACATGGGTTTTGAACCTGATGTGCAGAAGATTCTGGAATACATGCCAGTTTCTAATATAAAACCAGATACTGATGCAGCTGAAGATGCATCTGTGCTACTTGCAAACTATAATACTAAGAAAAAGTACAGACAAACTGTGATGTTCACAGCTACTATGCCACCGGCTGTTGAAAGGTTGGCTCGTAGCTATTTACGTAGACCAGCTATTGTATACATTGGATCTGTTGGTAAACCAGTGGACAGGACAGAACAAGTGGTGTACCTTATTGGAGAGAATGAAAAACGTAAGCGTCTCACAGAAATATTGCAACGCAATGTTGAACCACCAATCATTATTTTCGTTAACCAAAAGAAGGGCGCTGATGTTCTTGCCAAAGGTCTGGAGAAACTTGGTTTCAATGCTTGTACATTGCATGGTGGCAAAGGTCAAGAACAGAGAGACTTTGCGTTGGCTTCTCTTAAGAATGGATCTAAGGATATACTGGTGGCAACAGACGTTGCTGGTCGTGGTATCGACATTAAAGATGTCAGTATGGTCATCAACTACGACATGGCTAAATCTATCGAGGACTACACCCATCGTATCGGTCGTACCGGTCGTGCAGGCAAGACTGGTAAGGCTGTATCATTTGTCACTAAAGAAGATTCAGCCATATACTATGATCTTAAACAAGTTCTGCTAGCAAGCTCTGTATCGACATGCCCACCTGAGCTTATGAACCATCCAGAGGCTCAACATAAACCTGGTACAGTTGTTACAAAGAAAAGAAGGGAGGAAATGATTTTTGCATAA